Within the Thermostichus lividus PCC 6715 genome, the region CGCATCCTCAAAACAATGCGCCTCGTAAGTTTTCGTCGCCAAGGGCGGCATATGTTCTATCAATTACTGGATCAGCACATTTTTGCCCTTTACCAATCCGTTGCCGAGCACCTCGACGAGGAGGACGAGCCTTAGCTGCTACTTACGGACAGGTGGCGGGTGTTGCTGTGCCAGACGTCGGCGGATCAACTTCGATAATCTCTGTTGAGGTTAAGGTAAAGGTTGTCAGCGCACGGGCACAACCGGTGAGGGCTTTGAGTTCTGGCCGGTTGGGAGTTGCCTGAAACTCGGCAATCAAAGATGTGGCATTGGTAATGGCATAGTCATAGTCCGGGGTTTCACTAATGCCAATTTGTAGGCTTGCAATATTATCACTAAAGGTTGGATTGGCAAGACGATAGGCTTGCTGGGCGCGGTTGACCGCTCCAATATTTGTCTTGGCCTGAGATTCTCGGGCTTTTGTAGCCTGACTGAGCATGGAGGGCAAGGCGATCGCCGCCAAAATAGCCAAAATAATGACAACAACGAGCAACTCAATCAACGTAAAGCCTTGGGAACGTGAGCGCAGACGTAAGCAGTAGAACCAGAACCAACTAGAGCGGTAGGGTAACATACGGGTACTCCAACAACAGTGGGCGCGTCACTTACCCTGAGTGTTCCCCAAACTCTCCGTAAAATTACAGAGATCTTGCTCAATCTTGTGGCAGTTAACTCAGTACTTTTACTTACTCGGATTTGCTACAGCCCACAGTTGCCACGTCCACCACAAACTCCTCAAGCCCCCCTTGGCGAATGCCACCGTGTAACACATTCATTTGCCACACCCATTGACGGCTCCAGTCAAGGGCAGTCAACCAGCCACTACGGTGGTGATAGGCACCGGTATCAATATCAATCCAACCGTTGCCGCGCACAAGTTGACCGGGCAGCACCCCACGAAATGTAAAGGTAATTGTGTTCCCATAACAGTTCCGTTGAGGTATAGCTGGCAAGGGTATCATCCCCGCCACTGCTGGCCCAAACAAAGAACCGTGAGGGGTTAAGGTGTTTGTCCTCAAAGGCCAACAACATCATATCTTCGTGGTTACCGCGCACGGTGAAATAGCGCTGCTGGCGGAGTAGTTCGACCACTGCGGCACTGTTGGGGCCGCGATCTACTAAATCCCCCAAAAAGTAAAGGCGATCGCCCGCCGTTGGTGCCACCACGTCCAAAAGACGGCATAGCCCTTCTTGACTTCTCCCCTCCTTGAAAGAGAGGGGATTCCCAACGGATGCTGCGCAACGGGCTGAAGCCGCGTTGCTTCGCTTTTCCCTTGAGCTGTCACCCACAACTTAATGCGGGTGGGGGCAGTCAAAGACCCCCTACTCACCTCAAGCATTTCTGCTATTGGGACTACGTTTATGTTTTGGTTCGTGGTTTCGC harbors:
- a CDS encoding type IV pilin-like G/H family protein, which codes for MLPYRSSWFWFYCLRLRSRSQGFTLIELLVVVIILAILAAIALPSMLSQATKARESQAKTNIGAVNRAQQAYRLANPTFSDNIASLQIGISETPDYDYAITNATSLIAEFQATPNRPELKALTGCARALTTFTLTSTEIIEVDPPTSGTATPATCP
- a CDS encoding metallophosphoesterase yields the protein MVAPTAGDRLYFLGDLVDRGPNSAAVVELLRQQRYFTVRGNHEDMMLLAFEDKHLNPSRFFVWASSGGDDTLASYTSTELLWEHNYLYISWGAARSTCARQRLD